One Maribacter cobaltidurans genomic window carries:
- a CDS encoding DUF368 domain-containing protein: protein MNDSRTLLDKLFLVVKGLCMGAANKVPGVSGGIVAFVAGFYEEFIYSLQKVNIKAFKLLISGRFKSFYRYINGPFLTLLIFGMLISYFSVSKVLDYFLVKKELYVWSAFFGMILGSIYYIGKDFGHWTKKTIPAALIGLTVGIAISFLSPAKENDNLFFIFFCGMISVSGMTLPGLSGSFILILLGNYVLLLVDSVNALYDTFSEIIVGDFSFTSNAERLRTLKILAVFTLGSATGLVTLSHILSYVLKHYHHIATAVILGFITGSLGVVWPWKKTIFKEDINGNILFDSNGKEIIRNYERYLPDLNTSETWWAFFFVLFGISILLLLDWYGKNRKRVA, encoded by the coding sequence ATGAACGATTCTAGAACTTTACTGGACAAACTATTTTTAGTAGTCAAAGGGTTATGCATGGGCGCTGCCAATAAAGTTCCTGGAGTTTCAGGTGGTATAGTTGCCTTTGTGGCCGGATTTTACGAAGAGTTCATCTACTCCCTTCAAAAAGTGAATATAAAGGCGTTTAAGTTGCTCATTAGCGGCAGGTTCAAAAGTTTTTATAGATACATCAACGGACCGTTTCTTACACTGTTGATTTTTGGTATGTTGATAAGCTACTTCAGCGTTTCCAAGGTGCTAGATTACTTTTTAGTAAAAAAAGAATTATATGTTTGGTCCGCCTTTTTTGGTATGATACTGGGTTCGATTTATTATATAGGCAAGGATTTTGGGCATTGGACAAAAAAAACAATACCGGCAGCCCTTATAGGTCTTACCGTAGGAATCGCAATCAGTTTTTTAAGTCCTGCAAAGGAAAACGACAATCTGTTTTTTATTTTCTTTTGCGGAATGATCAGTGTTTCGGGAATGACGCTACCAGGGTTATCTGGCTCATTTATTCTTATTTTACTTGGAAATTATGTACTGCTTTTGGTAGATTCCGTTAATGCCCTTTATGATACTTTTTCAGAAATTATAGTGGGTGATTTTAGCTTTACTTCGAACGCAGAGCGTTTGAGGACCTTGAAAATATTGGCCGTATTCACTTTGGGATCTGCGACGGGCCTAGTGACCTTGTCCCATATTCTCAGTTATGTACTTAAACATTATCATCACATTGCCACGGCCGTAATACTAGGTTTTATTACCGGTTCTTTAGGGGTTGTATGGCCTTGGAAAAAGACCATTTTTAAAGAGGATATAAACGGTAATATTCTTTTCGATTCCAACGGAAAGGAAATTATTAGGAATTACGAGCGCTATCTTCCTGATCTAAATACTTCCGAAACTTGGTGGGCGTTCTTCTTTGTACTTTTTGGGATAAGCATTTTATTACTTTTGGATTGGTATGGAAAAAACAGAAAAAGAGTTGCTTAA
- a CDS encoding shikimate dehydrogenase family protein, producing the protein MEKTEKELLKFGLVGRNISYSFSRGYFAKKFQELGLDNCSYVNFDIESIHGFKNIISNTENLKGLNVTIPYKQEVIPYLDHLDDTASQIGAVNTIKLENGKLIGHNTDAYGFQKSLEPFLKKHHKRALILGTGGASKAIAHVLDTLNITYSFVSRKPHTKGITYEELTEDSIVNHLLIINCTPLGTFPKIEKKPDLPYQYLGKDHLLFDLIYNPEKTSFLKMGEEKGATLINGQRMLELQAEKAWKIWNS; encoded by the coding sequence ATGGAAAAAACAGAAAAAGAGTTGCTTAAGTTTGGCTTGGTAGGTAGAAATATTTCCTATTCCTTTTCTAGAGGGTATTTTGCCAAAAAATTCCAAGAACTTGGCCTTGACAATTGCAGTTACGTAAATTTTGATATTGAATCCATCCATGGATTCAAGAACATTATTTCCAATACGGAAAACCTGAAAGGCCTAAATGTTACTATTCCCTACAAGCAAGAAGTAATTCCATATTTGGATCATTTAGATGACACTGCCAGTCAAATAGGGGCGGTAAACACCATAAAACTTGAGAACGGGAAATTAATCGGCCATAATACAGATGCCTATGGGTTTCAAAAATCCTTGGAACCTTTCCTTAAGAAGCATCATAAGAGGGCATTGATTCTAGGAACCGGAGGTGCTTCAAAAGCTATTGCCCATGTATTGGACACTTTGAACATTACCTATTCCTTTGTTTCCAGAAAACCTCATACAAAAGGTATTACTTATGAAGAACTTACAGAAGATTCAATTGTTAATCACCTCTTGATCATCAATTGCACCCCTTTGGGCACCTTCCCTAAAATTGAGAAAAAACCGGACCTACCCTACCAATATCTGGGAAAGGACCATCTGCTTTTCGATTTAATCTACAATCCAGAAAAGACCTCTTTTTTAAAGATGGGTGAAGAAAAGGGAGCTACCTTAATCAACGGACAAAGAATGTTAGAGCTACAAGCTGAAAAAGCTTGGAAAATCTGGAATTCCTAA
- a CDS encoding DUF349 domain-containing protein has protein sequence MSEESEKKIPENKEAEVNPEVVKVEDSVEEEHDSQELPKNSKSNEEEEKEVDVLDEIDESNAEDAEDTETQKRHEIPFLDYHSMSMENLVGELQRLVRNEKVQAIKKHVDSIRDEFNLKFQDFIEQKKEDFVANGGNEIDFKYNSVTKRQFNEVYTDYREKRNQHYKNLEKNHKENLAYRLELIENLKGLVNIEEDMNTTYKTFKEIQEKWRNAGPIPRAEYNNVWRTYHHHIEIFYDFLHLNRELRDLDFKHNLEEKLKIVEQAEALAVEPDLNRAFRELQVLHKIWKEEIGPVGKEHREEVWERFSSATKKIHERRQEHFKELDKLSEQNLERKNEIIQEIENLSNNIANNHRALQKQIKKLEDLRELFFKAGKVPQKDNEKTWSAFKSAVRSFNRNKNAFYKNLKKDQQDNLDKKRALLEIAISLKDSEDFDSATNEMKRIQSEWKKIGHVPRKYSDKLWKDFKEACNHYFDRLHASKNDSYKEELDNLNKKEDIISRLKDFKLSGKKEEDVKQIQRFMEEWKVIGHVPFKQKNINQKFSKIIDALFNKLNITPQESELLKYGNKIQKLKEEDNQERAIQQERSFIKKKIEESKNEIRQLENNLQFFSGDSENNPLVQDVISRVEKHKEALDSWKTKLKKLNILRNNLEKETLEETDNNEEE, from the coding sequence ATGTCTGAAGAAAGCGAGAAAAAAATACCCGAAAATAAAGAAGCCGAGGTAAATCCCGAAGTGGTAAAGGTGGAAGATTCCGTTGAAGAGGAACATGATTCACAAGAACTCCCAAAAAATTCCAAAAGCAATGAGGAAGAAGAAAAGGAAGTCGACGTCCTAGATGAAATTGACGAAAGTAATGCCGAGGATGCCGAGGATACCGAAACTCAAAAAAGACACGAAATCCCTTTCTTGGATTACCACTCCATGTCCATGGAGAACCTTGTTGGAGAACTACAACGCCTTGTAAGAAATGAAAAGGTACAGGCTATCAAGAAACATGTTGATAGTATAAGGGATGAGTTTAATCTAAAGTTTCAGGATTTTATTGAACAAAAGAAAGAAGATTTTGTCGCTAATGGAGGAAACGAAATTGATTTCAAATATAACTCGGTCACGAAAAGGCAGTTCAATGAGGTTTATACAGATTATCGGGAAAAAAGAAATCAGCACTATAAAAACCTAGAAAAAAACCATAAAGAAAATCTAGCATACAGACTGGAACTTATTGAGAATCTTAAAGGCTTGGTGAACATAGAGGAAGACATGAACACCACCTACAAGACTTTTAAGGAAATTCAGGAAAAATGGCGAAACGCCGGACCCATTCCTAGGGCGGAATACAACAATGTTTGGCGTACCTATCACCACCACATAGAAATTTTTTACGATTTCCTCCATTTGAATAGGGAGCTAAGGGACTTGGACTTTAAGCACAATTTGGAAGAGAAATTAAAAATTGTGGAACAAGCCGAAGCACTTGCCGTTGAGCCCGATTTGAACCGAGCTTTTAGGGAATTACAGGTGCTCCATAAAATCTGGAAAGAAGAAATAGGCCCCGTTGGAAAAGAACATAGGGAAGAGGTATGGGAACGTTTTAGCAGTGCCACTAAAAAAATACATGAAAGAAGGCAGGAGCATTTCAAGGAATTGGACAAACTAAGCGAACAAAATCTTGAAAGAAAAAATGAGATTATCCAAGAAATTGAAAACCTGTCCAACAATATTGCCAATAACCATAGGGCATTACAGAAACAGATTAAAAAATTAGAGGATTTAAGGGAATTATTTTTTAAAGCAGGTAAAGTTCCACAAAAGGACAATGAAAAGACTTGGAGCGCTTTCAAAAGTGCCGTAAGGTCATTTAATAGAAATAAAAATGCCTTCTATAAAAATCTTAAAAAGGATCAACAGGACAATCTGGACAAGAAAAGGGCCTTATTGGAAATTGCCATTTCCCTAAAGGATAGTGAAGATTTTGACTCCGCCACCAATGAGATGAAGCGCATCCAAAGTGAATGGAAAAAAATTGGTCATGTCCCAAGAAAATACTCTGATAAATTATGGAAGGACTTTAAAGAGGCCTGCAACCATTATTTTGATCGTTTACATGCCTCTAAAAATGACTCCTATAAAGAGGAACTGGATAACTTGAATAAAAAAGAGGATATCATTTCAAGATTGAAGGATTTTAAGCTTAGCGGAAAAAAAGAGGAGGACGTAAAGCAAATTCAAAGGTTTATGGAAGAGTGGAAAGTAATTGGCCATGTTCCGTTCAAGCAAAAAAACATCAATCAGAAATTCAGTAAAATTATCGATGCGCTTTTCAATAAATTAAATATAACTCCACAGGAATCCGAGTTGTTGAAGTATGGAAATAAGATTCAAAAGCTTAAGGAAGAAGATAATCAAGAACGGGCCATTCAACAGGAGCGCAGCTTCATCAAGAAGAAAATAGAGGAAAGCAAAAACGAGATTAGGCAATTGGAGAATAACCTTCAATTTTTCTCAGGTGATTCTGAAAACAATCCTTTGGTACAAGATGTTATAAGCAGGGTCGAAAAGCACAAAGAGGCTTTGGACTCTTGGAAAACAAAGCTTAAAAAACTTAATATCCTTAGGAATAATCTAGAGAAGGAAACCCTAGAAGAAACCGATAACAACGAAGAGGAATAA
- a CDS encoding DUF3124 domain-containing protein, giving the protein MKNLISYCVVLSLCISAISCNSNKTKYEEPISKIDWSHKEINLNQKDSLIAGTSYLSVYSQIYSYTEHTSIDLTATVSMRNPNMDIQAYLLKANYFDTEGNQIHSYIDNPIALSPMETLEIVIAEFDKKGGTGGNFIFEWAIEPDSVEPIFESVMISTYGQQGLSFTTQGHRIK; this is encoded by the coding sequence ATGAAAAACCTTATTTCCTATTGCGTAGTTCTTTCTCTTTGCATATCTGCAATAAGTTGTAATTCCAATAAGACAAAATACGAGGAACCAATATCCAAAATAGATTGGAGCCATAAGGAAATTAATCTAAATCAAAAGGATTCCTTAATCGCTGGCACTTCATACTTGTCCGTTTATTCCCAGATTTATAGCTATACCGAGCATACGTCCATAGATTTAACAGCAACGGTTAGTATGAGAAACCCAAATATGGATATCCAAGCCTATTTGCTAAAGGCCAATTACTTTGATACCGAAGGCAATCAAATACATTCTTACATAGATAATCCTATAGCACTTTCACCCATGGAAACCTTAGAAATAGTTATTGCCGAGTTTGACAAAAAAGGAGGTACAGGAGGCAATTTCATTTTTGAATGGGCAATTGAACCTGATAGTGTCGAACCTATTTTTGAATCGGTTATGATTTCAACATATGGCCAGCAAGGGCTATCATTTACCACCCAAGGACATCGAATAAAGTAA
- the rny gene encoding ribonuclease Y: MDSTMIIIAGIVGLAIGFGIAKFMEKGKASKTIANAKKDAAQILKEAKVEGENIKKDKILQAKEKFLELKAEHEKVIIGKDKKINEAEKRTRDKESQVSSELARNKQLNSQLENKIKEVEHKQEFFEKKQAEVDKLHKSQVQQLEVISGLSAEEAKSQLIESLRDTAKTDAMGYIQTTLEEAKLTAQQEARKIVINTIQRIGTEEAVENCVSVFNIESDDVKGRIIGREGRNIRALESATGVEIIVDDTPEAIILSCFDSVRREVARLSLHKLVTDGRIHPARIEEVVKKTEKQIEAEIVEIGKRTVIDLGIHGLHPELIKAVGRMKYRSSYGQNLLQHSREVAKLCGVMASELGLNPKIAKRAGLLHDIGKVPNTEAEVETPHAILGMQWAEKYGEKPEVCNAIGAHHDEVEMKTLISPIVQVCDAISGARPGARRQVLDSYIQRLKDLEEIAFGFGGVQKAYAIQAGRELRVIVESEKVSDEKAAQLSFEISQKIQTDMTYPGQVKVTVIRETRAVNVAK; encoded by the coding sequence ATGGATAGTACAATGATTATAATAGCGGGTATTGTGGGTTTGGCCATTGGTTTTGGCATTGCCAAGTTTATGGAGAAAGGCAAGGCCTCCAAAACAATAGCAAATGCGAAGAAGGATGCGGCCCAAATTTTAAAGGAGGCCAAGGTTGAAGGTGAGAACATAAAGAAAGATAAGATTCTACAGGCAAAAGAAAAGTTCCTGGAGTTAAAGGCAGAACATGAAAAAGTAATAATAGGAAAGGACAAGAAAATCAATGAAGCGGAAAAGCGAACAAGGGATAAGGAATCCCAAGTGAGTAGTGAGCTGGCAAGAAACAAACAATTGAATTCCCAACTGGAGAACAAGATCAAGGAGGTTGAGCATAAGCAAGAGTTCTTTGAAAAGAAACAGGCAGAAGTCGATAAGCTTCATAAAAGTCAGGTTCAGCAATTGGAAGTTATTTCCGGATTATCGGCGGAGGAGGCAAAAAGTCAGTTGATTGAAAGTCTTCGGGATACCGCCAAGACGGATGCCATGGGCTATATCCAGACTACTTTGGAAGAAGCAAAGCTTACTGCCCAGCAGGAAGCTAGGAAAATAGTAATCAATACCATTCAAAGAATAGGTACGGAAGAAGCTGTTGAAAACTGTGTTTCGGTTTTCAATATAGAATCCGATGACGTTAAAGGTAGAATCATAGGTAGGGAAGGAAGAAACATAAGGGCCTTGGAATCTGCTACTGGTGTAGAAATTATTGTAGATGATACGCCAGAGGCCATCATATTGTCATGCTTTGATTCCGTTAGAAGGGAAGTGGCTAGATTATCGCTCCACAAGTTGGTGACGGACGGTAGAATACACCCGGCAAGAATAGAGGAAGTCGTTAAAAAGACCGAAAAGCAAATTGAGGCGGAAATCGTGGAAATCGGGAAACGGACGGTAATAGATCTGGGAATTCATGGACTACATCCAGAATTGATAAAGGCCGTTGGAAGAATGAAATATCGCTCGTCTTATGGTCAGAACCTATTGCAGCATTCCCGTGAAGTTGCCAAGCTCTGCGGTGTCATGGCTTCGGAATTGGGTCTTAACCCAAAAATTGCTAAAAGGGCCGGACTGTTACATGATATAGGAAAAGTACCCAACACGGAAGCTGAGGTAGAAACTCCGCATGCAATTTTAGGTATGCAGTGGGCGGAGAAATACGGAGAGAAACCAGAGGTATGCAATGCCATTGGGGCCCACCACGACGAGGTTGAAATGAAAACACTCATTTCACCTATTGTACAGGTTTGTGATGCGATCAGTGGTGCACGTCCTGGGGCAAGGAGACAGGTTTTGGATTCCTATATCCAACGACTTAAGGATTTAGAAGAAATTGCCTTTGGTTTTGGAGGCGTGCAAAAAGCATATGCCATACAGGCCGGTAGGGAGCTAAGAGTAATTGTGGAAAGTGAAAAGGTAAGTGATGAAAAGGCTGCACAACTTTCATTTGAGATTTCCCAAAAAATACAAACGGATATGACCTATCCTGGGCAAGTAAAGGTTACTGTAATTAGGGAAACCAGAGCAGTTAATGTAGCCAAGTAA
- a CDS encoding cell division protein ZapA, which produces MSEKLKIKLSIADRVYPLTIDPSQEEGLRKAAKNIEQLAKKFEQNYAVRDKQDVLAMCALQFASKIEQKGIERTNGTLEAEERLKALTELVNLQLASK; this is translated from the coding sequence ATGTCTGAAAAGCTCAAAATAAAGCTCTCGATCGCTGATAGGGTCTACCCATTGACAATAGACCCTAGTCAAGAAGAGGGATTGCGAAAAGCAGCCAAAAATATTGAACAGTTGGCCAAAAAATTTGAGCAGAACTATGCCGTTCGGGACAAGCAGGATGTATTGGCCATGTGTGCCTTGCAGTTTGCCTCCAAAATAGAACAGAAAGGCATAGAAAGGACAAATGGCACCTTGGAAGCGGAGGAGCGTTTAAAGGCCCTAACGGAATTGGTGAACCTACAGCTTGCCTCAAAATAA
- a CDS encoding M23 family metallopeptidase, whose protein sequence is MKRFNLAIISILLFSILIHGQESYPQDAFRSPLDIPLILAGTFGELRSNHFHAGIDIKTQQREGLPVYGVADGTITRIKVSLWGYGKVLYIAHPNGYTSVYAHLQKFSPKIEEYVKKLQYDKKSYEVEAFPNFGELKIEKDELIAYTGNTGGSAGPHLHFEIRSSISEKPTNPLLYGIDVPDATNPTLEKLFVYPLTENSQVNQSGDKIQVNFSRQPDGTYLANTVHALGKIGIGYVGFDRLDMAANKNGVYAVSLSVNGKVYCSYDFESFSFGETRYINTLIDYDYYGRYRDRIQKLFKSPGNYLSIYNELYNNGIIEVREGLSYNLQLLISDLKGNKVTLNIPVEGKNEEVKIKKEDDKTDYYIVAKKPNNFDLGGAKVFFPENTFYEDFYMNLKKGMDTVTIHRNTVPAHRNFTITFDVDKYSEEEKKQMFIARLDERLNPSHLNTYKRGNTFTARTRNLGTYTLAKDTIPPAIRTKNFKEKQWLNNYRYLSVHISDDLTGVNTYSATLNGEWILMEYEPKTNTLTYNFDDKILDKKQCVLEVTVTDNVGNKSTLSTPFYRN, encoded by the coding sequence ATGAAGAGATTTAACCTAGCGATTATATCCATTTTGTTATTTTCGATTTTGATTCATGGCCAGGAGAGCTATCCTCAGGATGCCTTTAGATCACCTTTGGACATTCCTCTTATTTTGGCCGGTACATTTGGGGAATTGCGCTCCAATCATTTTCATGCAGGAATAGACATAAAGACACAACAACGGGAAGGCCTACCGGTATATGGAGTTGCGGACGGCACCATAACAAGAATAAAAGTATCACTTTGGGGCTACGGCAAGGTGCTTTATATAGCGCATCCCAATGGTTATACATCGGTATATGCTCATCTACAAAAATTCTCTCCAAAAATAGAAGAATATGTAAAAAAGCTTCAGTATGATAAAAAATCCTATGAAGTAGAAGCTTTTCCCAATTTTGGGGAATTAAAAATCGAAAAGGATGAGCTTATAGCCTATACTGGAAATACTGGAGGTTCGGCAGGCCCTCACCTTCATTTTGAGATACGCAGCAGTATATCCGAAAAACCGACAAATCCCTTATTATACGGTATCGATGTTCCAGATGCCACCAATCCGACACTAGAAAAACTTTTTGTCTACCCACTTACTGAAAACTCCCAAGTAAACCAAAGCGGTGACAAGATTCAGGTAAACTTTAGTCGGCAACCAGACGGTACCTATCTGGCCAATACGGTTCATGCCTTGGGAAAAATTGGGATAGGATATGTAGGTTTCGATAGACTGGACATGGCCGCTAACAAAAATGGGGTCTATGCGGTATCGCTTTCTGTAAATGGGAAGGTCTATTGCTCCTATGATTTTGAATCCTTCTCTTTCGGGGAAACAAGATATATCAATACTCTGATAGATTACGATTACTACGGACGTTATAGGGATAGAATCCAAAAATTATTCAAATCCCCTGGAAATTATCTTAGCATTTACAATGAACTTTATAACAACGGTATTATAGAAGTTCGTGAAGGGTTAAGCTACAACCTTCAATTGTTGATTTCTGACCTAAAGGGAAATAAAGTGACGTTGAATATTCCCGTGGAAGGAAAAAATGAAGAGGTCAAAATTAAAAAAGAGGACGACAAAACGGATTATTATATCGTCGCCAAAAAACCGAATAACTTTGACTTAGGCGGAGCTAAGGTTTTTTTTCCAGAAAATACCTTTTACGAGGACTTTTATATGAATTTGAAAAAGGGTATGGACACCGTGACCATTCATAGGAACACCGTTCCGGCACACCGCAATTTTACTATCACTTTTGATGTAGATAAATATTCGGAAGAAGAAAAAAAACAAATGTTTATTGCCAGGTTGGATGAAAGGCTCAACCCTAGCCATTTAAACACCTACAAAAGAGGAAATACCTTCACGGCCAGGACAAGGAACCTTGGTACTTACACCTTAGCGAAGGATACCATACCACCGGCCATAAGAACTAAAAACTTCAAGGAAAAACAATGGTTGAACAATTACAGATATCTTAGTGTACACATTTCAGATGACCTCACCGGAGTCAATACATACTCAGCTACCCTTAATGGCGAATGGATCTTAATGGAGTATGAGCCCAAAACAAATACGCTTACCTATAATTTTGACGATAAGATTTTGGATAAAAAGCAATGTGTCCTTGAAGTTACCGTTACTGATAATGTGGGGAATAAAAGTACCTTGTCCACACCTTTTTATAGAAACTAA
- a CDS encoding TonB-dependent receptor encodes MKLRNIIFVPILLFCIIGAAQTASITGIVLDGENNPLPNTEISSGTTRTFSDDTGFYLMELVSDVETTIIFSHIGYQKVILENLLLNTNETLEFNPVLKSNALQVDEVTITANGNRKPMEVLSISPEKIRKIPGANAGVENILKLLPGVTSNNELSTQYSVRGGNYDENLVYINEIEVYRPFLIRSAQQEGLSFVNSDLVQDVMFSPGGFQAKYGDKLSSVLDITYKIPTSKSIKGDFSFLGANISMDTRSKNKKLSSTSGFRYRNNSLLLNSLQTQGSLKPSFTDFQSYVTYQVTNKFSLNFLGNLSINNYKNEPGRRQTNFGTIADPRALTIFYEGKENNRFATELGALKANYFVNENTTLKLISSLYHTTEEEYSDIIASYALGEVDSDLASANFGQSTNNRGVGSQFNRARNDLDALIFNLTHKGTHQKDKTLWEWGIKYTHEDIRDQLRESEFIDSVGFSIRPPRTPFTNNQPEEPFVAPLEAYQSINALNFVKTNRFSAFLQMGTRTEWKSNLLYYNLGIRAQHWTVSGQNVEKISQTIISPRAQFAIKPKWKRDMLFKIATGLYQQPPFYRELRDSTGTINPRVDAQKSFHIVAGNEYSFLLWDRPFSLTSEGYYKKLTQVNPYTLEDVRIRYGANNNAEAYVYGAEFRLNGAFVPGTESWVSLGYMETKENRDNRGYISRPTDQRLKLGILFQDYIPNIPDLKMYLNLVYSTGVPGGSPSYADPYIFQNRLRDYKRADLGISYIFADKNKTFDPNHWLHSFKELSVGFEIFNLFNNQNSITNTWVRDVDSKNEYAVPNYLTSRVLNLRLQMRL; translated from the coding sequence TTGAAGCTTAGGAACATCATTTTCGTCCCAATACTGCTTTTTTGCATTATTGGGGCTGCCCAAACTGCCTCCATAACAGGAATTGTGTTGGATGGGGAAAATAATCCCCTGCCCAATACTGAAATTAGCTCTGGCACAACAAGGACCTTTTCGGATGATACGGGTTTCTATCTAATGGAACTGGTTTCCGATGTTGAAACGACCATCATTTTTTCGCATATAGGCTATCAAAAGGTGATTCTGGAAAATTTACTACTGAACACAAACGAAACCTTAGAATTCAACCCTGTTTTAAAATCCAATGCACTTCAGGTAGATGAAGTTACCATCACGGCCAATGGAAATAGAAAGCCAATGGAAGTCCTGTCCATTTCCCCGGAAAAAATTCGAAAAATACCGGGAGCCAATGCCGGTGTCGAGAACATTCTAAAGCTTTTACCTGGTGTGACGTCAAACAACGAATTGAGCACACAATATTCAGTGCGTGGTGGAAATTATGACGAGAATTTGGTCTATATCAATGAAATTGAAGTGTACAGACCGTTTCTTATTCGTTCCGCCCAGCAAGAAGGACTCAGTTTTGTAAACAGTGATCTGGTACAGGATGTTATGTTTTCCCCAGGCGGATTTCAAGCCAAGTACGGGGACAAACTTTCTTCCGTATTGGATATAACCTATAAAATTCCTACTAGTAAGAGTATAAAAGGAGATTTTAGTTTCTTGGGTGCGAATATCTCCATGGATACGCGATCCAAAAACAAGAAATTGAGTTCCACATCAGGTTTTCGCTATCGGAATAATTCGCTTTTACTGAACAGCCTTCAAACCCAGGGTAGCTTAAAGCCCTCCTTTACAGATTTTCAAAGTTATGTCACATATCAGGTTACCAATAAATTCAGTCTCAATTTCTTGGGAAACCTTTCCATTAACAATTATAAAAATGAACCGGGACGAAGACAGACCAATTTTGGAACAATAGCAGACCCTAGGGCATTGACCATTTTCTATGAAGGAAAGGAAAACAATCGTTTTGCTACCGAATTGGGCGCTCTCAAGGCAAACTATTTTGTAAACGAAAATACCACCCTAAAACTAATTTCATCCCTATATCACACCACTGAGGAAGAATATTCGGATATAATAGCAAGTTATGCACTTGGTGAAGTGGATAGCGACTTGGCGAGTGCAAACTTTGGGCAGTCAACTAATAATAGGGGCGTCGGGTCTCAATTCAATAGGGCACGAAATGATTTGGATGCGCTTATTTTTAATTTGACGCACAAGGGAACCCATCAAAAAGACAAAACCTTATGGGAATGGGGAATAAAGTACACGCATGAGGATATTAGGGACCAATTAAGGGAATCAGAATTTATAGACTCCGTAGGGTTTTCCATTAGGCCTCCCAGAACTCCTTTTACCAATAACCAACCAGAAGAACCTTTTGTGGCCCCCTTGGAAGCTTATCAGAGTATTAACGCTTTAAATTTTGTAAAAACAAATCGGTTTTCAGCTTTTTTACAAATGGGGACACGAACAGAATGGAAATCCAATTTACTCTACTACAATCTGGGAATAAGGGCCCAACATTGGACGGTTAGCGGTCAGAATGTAGAGAAGATATCACAAACAATCATAAGTCCCAGGGCACAATTTGCCATTAAACCCAAATGGAAAAGGGACATGTTGTTTAAAATTGCCACGGGTTTATACCAACAACCCCCTTTTTACAGGGAGTTGAGGGATAGCACCGGAACCATTAATCCCCGTGTCGATGCTCAAAAATCCTTTCATATTGTGGCCGGAAACGAATATAGTTTCTTACTTTGGGATCGTCCATTTTCCTTAACAAGCGAAGGGTATTATAAAAAACTGACACAGGTAAATCCCTATACTTTGGAAGATGTACGTATTAGATACGGCGCCAATAATAATGCCGAAGCTTATGTATACGGAGCCGAATTTAGATTAAACGGGGCATTTGTCCCTGGTACCGAATCTTGGGTAAGTTTGGGCTATATGGAAACGAAAGAAAACAGGGATAACCGAGGCTATATTTCCAGACCGACCGATCAAAGGTTAAAATTGGGTATTCTGTTCCAGGACTACATTCCCAATATTCCTGATTTAAAGATGTATTTAAACCTGGTTTACAGCACAGGCGTACCAGGAGGCTCACCAAGTTATGCCGACCCCTATATTTTTCAGAATAGATTAAGAGATTATAAACGTGCCGATTTAGGAATTTCCTATATTTTTGCAGATAAGAATAAGACTTTTGACCCAAATCATTGGTTACATTCTTTTAAGGAACTTAGTGTTGGTTTTGAAATTTTTAATTTGTTCAACAATCAAAATTCTATAACCAATACATGGGTGAGGGACGTAGACAGCAAGAATGAATATGCCGTTCCCAATTATCTCACCTCCAGGGTTCTTAATTTAAGATTACAAATGAGATTGTAA